Proteins from one Thermithiobacillus tepidarius DSM 3134 genomic window:
- a CDS encoding NADH-quinone oxidoreductase subunit C — protein sequence MSQYLENLSTRIQELLGDKVRNARLALGELTVELAREDLAQSCLALRDDAACRFEQLIDLCGVDYLEYGDGAWTGPRFAVVYHLLSVSLNQRVRLRVFLDDDAPVLASVNDVWSSANWFEREAFDLYGIIFEGHPDLRRILTDYGFVGHPFRKDFPLVGLVEMRYDADRQRVVYEPTSTEERNNVPRIIREEPNLHG from the coding sequence ATGAGTCAGTATCTGGAAAATCTGTCTACGCGCATTCAGGAGTTGCTGGGGGACAAGGTGCGCAACGCGCGCCTGGCCCTGGGCGAGCTCACCGTCGAGCTGGCGCGCGAGGACCTGGCGCAGTCCTGCCTGGCACTGCGCGATGATGCCGCCTGCCGCTTCGAGCAGTTGATCGACCTGTGCGGCGTGGACTACCTGGAATACGGCGACGGCGCCTGGACCGGCCCGCGCTTCGCGGTGGTCTACCACCTGCTGTCCGTCAGCCTGAACCAGCGGGTTCGCCTGCGCGTGTTCCTGGATGACGATGCGCCGGTGCTGGCCTCCGTCAACGACGTCTGGAGCAGCGCCAACTGGTTCGAGCGCGAAGCCTTCGATCTCTACGGCATCATCTTCGAGGGCCATCCGGACCTGCGCCGCATCCTCACCGACTACGGCTTCGTGGGCCACCCCTTCCGCAAGGACTTCCCCCTGGTCGGCCTGGTGGAAATGCGCTACGACGCCGACCGCCAGCGAGTCGTCTACGAGCCCACCTCGACGGAGGAACGCAACAACGTTCCCCGCATCATTCGCGAGGAGCCGAATCTCCATGGCTGA